One genomic segment of Intestinimonas butyriciproducens includes these proteins:
- a CDS encoding dihydrofolate reductase family protein yields MDRPITTLFMLMSVDGKISTGATDDLDVDRDFPKIVGVQEGLHQYYEIEQTTDLWSLNSGRVQKKMGVNSKEMPNKSPVSFVIIDNNHLSKQGIRYFCARSKKFVLVTSNADHPAFQVNEDNLHIICQSKLSLPDALAKLKSEYGCERITIQSGGTLNGLFLREKLFDYIDIVIAPILIGGKDTSTLIDGKSLLSESELSQLGVLKLQECMVLENSYLRLRYQVIR; encoded by the coding sequence ATGGATAGACCGATCACAACGCTGTTTATGCTTATGTCTGTTGATGGAAAAATCAGTACAGGGGCAACAGATGATTTAGATGTAGACAGAGATTTCCCTAAAATTGTGGGCGTTCAAGAAGGACTGCACCAGTATTATGAGATAGAGCAGACAACCGATTTGTGGTCGCTCAATTCTGGCAGAGTACAGAAAAAGATGGGCGTCAACTCGAAGGAAATGCCGAATAAGTCGCCTGTTTCCTTTGTAATCATCGACAACAATCATTTGAGCAAACAAGGTATTCGCTATTTTTGCGCCCGCTCAAAAAAATTTGTGCTGGTCACATCCAACGCAGACCATCCGGCATTTCAGGTGAATGAGGACAACCTTCATATCATCTGTCAGAGCAAGTTGTCTTTGCCTGATGCACTTGCAAAACTCAAGTCAGAATATGGCTGTGAGAGAATCACCATACAAAGCGGCGGTACATTAAACGGGCTGTTTCTTCGGGAAAAGCTGTTTGATTATATTGATATTGTTATTGCCCCCATTTTAATTGGCGGCAAGGATACATCCACACTGATTGACGGGAAATCTTTGCTATCAGAAAGTGAATTATCCCAATTGGGTGTGCTGAAATTGCAAGAATGTATGGTCTTGGAAAACTCGTATCTCAGATTGCGTTACCAGGTAATCCGCTGA
- the brnQ gene encoding branched-chain amino acid transport system II carrier protein has translation MKKLSGKRQALVGFTLFSMFFGAGNLIFPPGVGAQAGTLTWPAMLGMAFSAVGLPVLGVVAVARSGGLAALGNRVHPLFSRVFTILAYLSIGPCLAIPRTASTSFEMAVPPFAGPDAPLGLLQLLYSLVFFAASLWVALRPEKLTDRLGKVMCPILILLIVVTFVGCLVNPLEGYGPPQDAAYAANPVAKGFLDGYQTMDTIAALVFGIIISLNIRAMGVEREEDVVKSTVRAGWIAGAMLLAVYSMLAHVGALSGGAFPGAANGAVVLTNIVPALFGKTGSLLLAAIFVIACFNVCVGLISSCGEYFSLLWPRLSYRGWAAMFAVVSMAIANAGLDLILRISVPVLGAIYPVAIVLIALSFFQKRLAEHRCAYSVPVAVTGVCSVLFALKDLGVPIPLLDAVPLASIGLGWVIPALLGILVGVLLPERGKQ, from the coding sequence ATGAAAAAGCTCAGTGGAAAACGCCAGGCGCTGGTTGGATTCACCCTTTTTTCCATGTTTTTTGGCGCGGGGAACCTGATTTTCCCACCCGGAGTCGGCGCGCAGGCGGGAACGCTCACCTGGCCCGCCATGCTGGGAATGGCGTTCAGCGCAGTGGGACTGCCGGTGCTGGGCGTGGTGGCGGTGGCACGGTCCGGGGGACTTGCCGCGCTGGGGAACCGGGTACATCCACTCTTTTCACGGGTGTTCACCATTTTGGCCTATCTGTCCATTGGCCCGTGTCTGGCCATTCCCAGAACGGCCAGCACCTCCTTTGAGATGGCGGTCCCTCCCTTTGCGGGGCCGGACGCCCCCCTCGGGCTGCTTCAACTGCTCTATTCGCTGGTGTTTTTCGCCGCTTCCCTGTGGGTGGCGCTCCGTCCGGAGAAGCTGACGGATCGCCTGGGCAAGGTCATGTGCCCCATTCTGATCCTGCTGATCGTGGTCACCTTCGTAGGCTGTCTTGTAAATCCGCTGGAGGGCTACGGACCGCCCCAGGATGCGGCCTATGCCGCAAATCCCGTGGCGAAAGGCTTCCTAGACGGCTACCAGACCATGGACACCATTGCTGCCTTGGTCTTCGGCATCATCATTTCCCTGAATATCCGTGCCATGGGAGTGGAGCGGGAGGAGGACGTGGTGAAGAGTACGGTCCGGGCCGGCTGGATCGCCGGCGCCATGCTTCTGGCCGTCTATTCCATGCTGGCCCACGTGGGAGCGCTGTCCGGAGGGGCTTTCCCGGGGGCCGCCAACGGCGCGGTGGTGCTGACCAATATTGTTCCCGCCCTGTTTGGAAAAACCGGCAGCCTACTGCTGGCGGCGATTTTTGTCATTGCTTGCTTCAATGTCTGTGTGGGGCTCATCAGCTCTTGCGGCGAGTATTTTTCCCTGCTCTGGCCCAGACTCTCTTATCGGGGATGGGCCGCGATGTTTGCGGTGGTAAGCATGGCGATCGCAAATGCCGGGCTGGACCTTATCCTTCGGATATCCGTTCCAGTTCTGGGGGCGATCTACCCGGTGGCCATTGTGCTCATTGCGCTCTCCTTCTTTCAGAAGCGGCTGGCGGAGCATCGCTGCGCCTATTCGGTCCCTGTGGCGGTTACCGGTGTGTGCAGCGTCCTCTTTGCGCTAAAGGATCTGGGAGTCCCAATCCCGCTCCTGGACGCGGTGCCTCTGGCCTCCATTGGCTTGGGCTGGGTGATCCCGGCTCTCCTGGGTATTCTGGTGGGCGTCCTGCTGCCGGAAAGAGGAAAACAATAA
- a CDS encoding nitrogenase component 1, translating to MHQPFFDDLRTLMYPSALLHTFGVNGKVSGSVGAAGEIGGGVVVILHGPRGCGFHYRHSARRRHQPFYPLLCSDLTEREIICGGADALRRTVSEAWDRYRPALILIVPTPVSDILNEDIRAVAEASRTQGIRVAAVQSELFSHRDKNYSRTRVRELARQKITGDNRLELELKGCGFTEVLWALVEQVMEPQPPLPRSVNIETVGWGSEGTLVLKEIGSFLGQCGITVHCWIPSAPLELLITAPAARLNLVKRVRWARRMKERFGTDYLHLGGAGRYTGLEGIALFYRDIGEKLGLLDEMEPLIATETEKALAQTETARRTLADYRCALVCRGLQTAPLRLKLYASLGLPISHICLILTPEMRREMALTPELEAQLMDRIQDAAGLYAGGSPILLNPGEAELREVFAVVDAVVGTGDVTLEGLGAPLIPAMSETVSLSFESYVRNVFRLCDRLSARTARDELILNRMPFQTRHYPLYDGSESLWAKEMWERMWLYRKENVQ from the coding sequence ATGCACCAGCCCTTCTTTGACGATCTTCGCACCCTGATGTATCCCTCCGCCCTGCTTCATACCTTCGGGGTCAACGGGAAGGTCTCCGGCAGTGTGGGGGCGGCCGGAGAGATAGGCGGCGGTGTGGTCGTCATACTCCACGGCCCAAGGGGCTGCGGCTTTCACTACCGGCACTCCGCCAGGCGCCGGCACCAGCCCTTTTACCCTCTGCTGTGCTCCGACCTCACGGAGCGCGAGATCATATGCGGTGGAGCGGACGCGCTGCGCCGCACCGTCTCGGAAGCTTGGGATCGCTACCGTCCCGCCCTCATTCTGATCGTCCCCACCCCTGTGAGCGATATCTTGAACGAGGACATCCGCGCTGTGGCGGAGGCGTCCCGCACCCAGGGGATTCGGGTGGCTGCCGTCCAGTCGGAGCTCTTCTCTCACCGGGACAAAAACTATTCCCGCACGCGGGTGCGGGAGTTGGCCCGTCAGAAAATCACCGGAGACAACCGTCTGGAACTGGAGCTTAAGGGGTGCGGCTTTACGGAGGTGCTCTGGGCCCTGGTGGAGCAAGTGATGGAGCCCCAGCCCCCCCTTCCCCGCAGCGTGAATATTGAGACGGTGGGCTGGGGGAGCGAGGGCACCCTGGTCCTGAAGGAAATCGGTTCTTTTCTGGGCCAGTGCGGCATCACCGTCCACTGCTGGATCCCCAGCGCACCGCTGGAACTTCTGATAACGGCGCCGGCCGCCCGGCTCAACCTGGTCAAACGAGTCCGCTGGGCCCGGAGGATGAAGGAAAGGTTCGGCACCGACTATCTCCATCTCGGCGGCGCCGGACGCTATACGGGCCTGGAGGGTATCGCCCTCTTTTACCGTGATATCGGGGAAAAGCTGGGCCTTCTGGACGAGATGGAGCCCCTTATCGCTACAGAAACGGAGAAGGCGCTGGCCCAGACCGAAACGGCCCGCCGCACACTGGCGGACTACCGCTGCGCTCTGGTGTGCCGCGGGCTACAGACCGCTCCGCTCCGCCTCAAGCTGTATGCCAGCCTGGGGCTGCCGATCAGCCACATCTGTCTGATCCTGACCCCCGAGATGCGCCGCGAGATGGCCCTGACTCCAGAGCTGGAGGCACAGCTGATGGACCGGATTCAGGACGCCGCGGGGCTTTATGCCGGCGGCAGCCCCATCCTGCTGAATCCCGGCGAGGCGGAACTGCGTGAGGTCTTTGCCGTTGTGGACGCGGTGGTGGGCACGGGGGACGTTACCCTGGAAGGGCTGGGCGCGCCCCTGATCCCCGCTATGAGCGAGACCGTCTCCCTCTCTTTTGAGTCCTATGTCCGGAACGTATTCCGCCTCTGTGACCGACTGTCCGCCCGCACCGCACGGGACGAACTCATTCTGAACCGGATGCCCTTTCAGACCCGCCATTACCCCCTGTATGACGGCTCTGAAAGTCTGTGGGCCAAAGAGATGTGGGAGCGCATGTGGCTCTATCGAAAGGAAAATGTGCAATGA
- a CDS encoding nitrogenase component 1, whose translation MKTADGCKLFGAHQALTGIQGGVVLLHSVVGCNFGSMAFHAACDMADIRQTCTVISDSDVIFGGEESLSRALRHAEELCSPEVIFLVTGCVSDIIQDDVHSAAKAFQRRARVVTVEAAGYRGGLEDGYEAALTSLAELMSPLPTAETPAINLLGLGADDHRAGPDLEALRGLLHGKVRLNTVLSRCSLEELRRAPSAGLNVVLGRGVGLAREMERRFGIPFEVLDYPYGLTGAEGLWHCLERRFGLDFSEERASFRRRTAEGLRPVYSYLQALYGMPVSLIGSGARSRGMARFLIRELGMEVACQAEREALTDLEDFFDRVRASETAVLFGSSFEAELAEELEIPLLRYDYPVFDRLCVTCRPYVGAEGTLCLTEDLLNEIMGTRNQKGALYQ comes from the coding sequence ATGAAAACGGCGGACGGCTGCAAACTCTTTGGCGCGCACCAGGCCCTTACCGGTATCCAGGGCGGCGTGGTCCTGCTCCACTCGGTGGTGGGGTGTAATTTTGGCTCTATGGCTTTCCATGCGGCCTGTGATATGGCGGACATCCGCCAGACCTGCACGGTCATCAGCGACAGCGATGTGATCTTCGGCGGGGAGGAGTCGCTGTCCCGCGCCCTGCGTCACGCGGAGGAGCTCTGCTCCCCTGAGGTGATCTTCCTGGTGACCGGCTGCGTCAGTGATATCATTCAGGACGATGTCCATTCGGCGGCAAAGGCCTTTCAGAGGCGGGCCAGAGTGGTGACCGTGGAGGCCGCCGGCTACCGCGGCGGGTTGGAGGACGGCTATGAGGCCGCACTGACCTCCTTGGCTGAGCTCATGTCCCCCCTCCCCACCGCGGAAACTCCCGCCATAAACCTGCTGGGGCTGGGTGCAGACGACCATCGGGCCGGCCCGGACCTGGAGGCCCTCCGGGGCCTGCTCCATGGCAAGGTCCGCCTGAACACCGTACTCTCCCGCTGCTCGCTGGAGGAGCTGCGGCGCGCCCCGTCGGCAGGGCTCAATGTGGTCCTGGGCCGGGGCGTGGGCTTGGCCCGTGAGATGGAGCGGCGGTTCGGCATTCCCTTCGAGGTGTTGGACTATCCCTACGGCCTTACCGGTGCCGAAGGGCTCTGGCATTGTCTGGAACGCCGATTCGGGCTGGATTTTTCCGAGGAGCGCGCCTCCTTCCGCCGACGGACCGCCGAGGGACTTCGCCCGGTCTACTCCTATCTTCAGGCCCTCTATGGCATGCCGGTCTCCCTGATTGGCTCCGGCGCCCGGAGCCGGGGCATGGCCCGCTTTCTTATCCGCGAACTGGGGATGGAGGTGGCCTGCCAGGCGGAGCGCGAGGCACTGACCGATCTGGAGGACTTTTTCGACAGGGTCCGCGCCTCTGAGACCGCCGTACTGTTTGGTTCGTCTTTTGAGGCGGAGCTGGCGGAAGAGTTGGAGATCCCTCTGCTCCGCTATGACTACCCGGTTTTTGACCGGCTCTGCGTGACCTGCCGTCCCTACGTCGGCGCAGAGGGGACGCTCTGTCTGACGGAGGACCTGCTCAACGAGATCATGGGGACGCGGAATCAAAAGGGGGCGCTGTACCAGTGA
- a CDS encoding P-loop NTPase, producing the protein MKKICVYGKGGIGKSTTVANVAAALAEEGLRVAVVGCDPKADSTRCLMGRRIPSVLDQLRTSSAAPVSFTGYRDILCVESGGPEPGTGCAGRGIVAALREIQDRGLLEDRDVVLYDVLGDVVCGGFSMPLREAIADDVYLVTTSDFMAVYAANNICRGVKKYAESGGVRLSGVVYNGRSGRDDPSVALRFARLVGTELAGEIPMSPLIGRAELERRTVLEAYPDSPVSQSFRALASHMYARGARCIPTPLSDEEVESLCRG; encoded by the coding sequence GTGAAAAAGATCTGTGTCTACGGCAAGGGTGGCATCGGCAAGTCCACCACCGTGGCCAACGTGGCGGCCGCGCTGGCAGAGGAGGGTCTGCGGGTCGCCGTGGTGGGCTGCGACCCCAAGGCGGACTCCACCCGGTGCCTCATGGGCCGCCGGATCCCATCCGTACTCGACCAGCTTCGGACCAGCTCTGCCGCTCCGGTGTCCTTTACCGGATACCGGGATATCCTCTGCGTGGAGTCGGGCGGGCCGGAACCCGGCACAGGCTGCGCGGGCCGGGGCATCGTGGCCGCCCTTCGTGAGATCCAGGACAGGGGCCTGCTGGAGGACAGAGATGTCGTCCTCTACGACGTCCTTGGAGACGTGGTCTGCGGCGGCTTCAGCATGCCTCTGCGGGAAGCGATCGCCGATGACGTGTACCTGGTGACCACTTCAGACTTTATGGCCGTCTATGCCGCCAACAACATCTGCCGGGGCGTTAAAAAATATGCGGAAAGCGGCGGCGTCCGCCTCTCCGGAGTGGTCTACAACGGTCGGAGCGGACGGGATGACCCGTCGGTGGCCCTGCGTTTTGCACGCCTGGTGGGAACGGAGCTGGCGGGCGAGATTCCCATGAGCCCCCTCATCGGCAGAGCAGAGCTGGAACGTCGGACCGTTCTGGAGGCGTACCCGGACAGCCCGGTAAGCCAGAGCTTCCGCGCCTTGGCCAGCCATATGTATGCCCGCGGCGCCCGCTGCATCCCTACCCCGCTCTCCGACGAGGAGGTGGAGTCCCTGTGCCGGGGCTGA
- a CDS encoding radical SAM protein — MPGLTGPAAEHPCFSGGAHRRFGRIHLPVAPRCNLQCAYCDRRYDCPNESRPGVTSSLLTPKDAVQRTALALAREPRIRVAGVAGPGEPLDNPETYETFRLLRRRFPALTLCVSTNGLLLPDRVEALTDCGVRTLTITINAVHPGPAAALYSSVRWRGTVLPPEEGVPLLLSRQREGLERAVQAGFTVKVNTVLVPGVNQDEIPSIAALAGAAGAALMNITPLIPCGLLAGRAPPTPAQLHHARRLAGAHLPQFTHCRQCRADACGVPGLEAKEAPSGSHPVLNRSRTL, encoded by the coding sequence GTGCCGGGGCTGACGGGTCCGGCGGCGGAGCACCCCTGTTTCAGCGGTGGGGCCCATCGCCGGTTCGGGCGCATCCACCTGCCGGTGGCCCCGCGGTGCAATCTCCAGTGCGCCTACTGCGACCGCCGCTATGACTGCCCCAACGAATCCCGCCCCGGCGTGACCTCCTCTCTCCTGACCCCGAAGGATGCCGTCCAGCGGACCGCCCTGGCCCTGGCCCGGGAGCCCCGCATCCGGGTGGCCGGAGTGGCCGGCCCCGGAGAGCCGCTGGACAACCCTGAGACCTATGAGACCTTTCGTCTGCTCCGCCGCCGCTTTCCTGCACTCACCCTTTGTGTGAGCACCAACGGGCTGCTGCTGCCGGACCGTGTGGAGGCGCTGACGGACTGCGGCGTGCGCACGCTCACCATTACGATCAACGCCGTCCACCCCGGACCTGCGGCGGCGCTTTATTCCTCCGTGCGCTGGCGGGGCACCGTCCTGCCTCCCGAAGAAGGCGTTCCCCTTCTCCTGTCCAGGCAGCGCGAGGGTCTGGAACGCGCGGTCCAGGCCGGTTTCACCGTAAAGGTGAATACCGTTTTGGTCCCCGGCGTCAATCAGGATGAGATCCCCTCCATTGCGGCCCTGGCCGGAGCGGCCGGAGCCGCACTGATGAACATCACACCCCTCATCCCCTGCGGACTTCTGGCCGGGCGGGCTCCGCCCACCCCCGCCCAGCTGCACCATGCGCGCCGCCTGGCGGGCGCCCACCTCCCCCAGTTCACACACTGCCGGCAGTGCCGCGCTGACGCCTGCGGCGTACCCGGTCTGGAAGCCAAGGAGGCGCCGTCTGGATCACATCCAGTTTTGAATAGATCCCGCACCCTTTGA
- a CDS encoding ABC transporter substrate-binding protein: protein MKKTISLFLALALALSLAACGGQTAQSPAPTPTAVPESPAAEAHYPVTITSYNENGETYTQTFDQCPERVVSISQANTELLLALGLRDKIIATAHRFSPVYEPLAEEYNSIPFIAEKGYPAKEVVLDQEPDMIVGWGSLFAEDALGPVSEWNDRGVGTYLMNNTVSGLGNRTVEFLYDDIETLGQIFDVEDAAQAMIDDMKARIAAIGEKISALPDEQRVRVVTVQYVYENEFLGRGGTDFNRDLTELAGGIQVNDNGEQSMEVLIDLDPDVLVILDLSSSPAQEKIDAIKANPTLQNIKAVQNDRFVVLDHAAFYCGGPRTVEAIETLAAAFYPDLFSA from the coding sequence ATGAAAAAAACGATATCCCTGTTCCTTGCCCTGGCTCTGGCACTCAGCTTGGCCGCCTGCGGCGGGCAGACCGCCCAGAGCCCCGCTCCCACCCCGACGGCCGTGCCGGAGTCCCCGGCGGCGGAAGCCCATTATCCCGTCACCATCACCTCCTACAATGAAAACGGAGAAACCTATACCCAGACCTTTGACCAGTGCCCCGAGCGGGTGGTGAGCATCTCCCAGGCCAATACCGAGCTCCTGCTGGCCCTCGGCCTGCGGGATAAGATCATCGCCACCGCCCACCGCTTCAGTCCGGTCTATGAGCCCCTCGCGGAGGAATATAACTCCATCCCCTTCATCGCAGAAAAGGGATACCCCGCCAAGGAGGTGGTGCTGGACCAGGAACCCGACATGATCGTGGGCTGGGGCTCCCTCTTCGCGGAGGACGCCCTCGGCCCTGTCTCCGAGTGGAACGACCGCGGCGTGGGTACTTATCTGATGAATAATACCGTGTCCGGCCTTGGAAACCGTACGGTGGAATTTCTCTACGACGACATTGAAACGCTGGGGCAGATCTTTGACGTCGAAGATGCGGCGCAGGCCATGATCGACGATATGAAGGCACGGATCGCCGCCATCGGCGAGAAAATCTCCGCACTCCCCGACGAGCAGCGGGTCCGGGTTGTCACCGTTCAATACGTCTATGAAAATGAATTTCTGGGCCGCGGCGGCACCGATTTCAACCGGGATCTTACCGAGCTGGCCGGCGGCATCCAGGTCAACGACAACGGCGAACAGAGCATGGAGGTCCTCATCGATCTGGACCCGGACGTGCTGGTGATCCTGGACCTCTCCTCCTCCCCCGCCCAGGAGAAAATCGACGCCATCAAGGCAAATCCCACCCTTCAGAACATCAAAGCCGTACAAAACGACCGGTTTGTCGTGCTGGATCATGCCGCCTTTTACTGCGGCGGACCCCGCACGGTAGAGGCCATCGAAACGCTGGCCGCAGCCTTCTATCCCGACCTCTTTTCCGCTTGA
- a CDS encoding ABC transporter substrate-binding protein — protein MKKLVSLILSLALVFSLTACGGQTAQSPAPTQSPAQSDAVEGPVTIENGGRTLTFGEVPQRVVCLNMQMTEMMLMLGLGDKVIYTCYTNAEPLVQIKDAFNAIPLLSEKYPSTEVLLGAEPDLVLGQRFGFTEDKAGTVETLADHGLPAYVSEGTLASEEKIENIYLDIENLGKIFRVEGRAEALIGEMQDKVAAVAEKTAGVEDKITVFVMDSVKENEMYTCAKSMETEVIKLAGGVNVCENDSAEQWFYVSAETLIDKNPDVILFNQYGSTPVEEKIAAITSNPALANVDAVKNRRFMTTVLQDVNESVRVADTVTRFAHSFYPELFEQYPVTITSYNQEGALYDQTFDACPSRVVCNQPQAIQLLLALGLGDKIAGACRSVGDVNEKYTASFEALNFISDNDSPSKEVVLDQDPDLIIGWGSTFGESTLGPVSDWNGRGIHTYIVDNSASGGDNPQPRTVERLYNDIENFGKIFGIEDRAQAMIDDMKARAAKIAERVDTLPEEEKVTVLTVQMVYENEFFGRTSTDFTHDLIEKAGGICLDEAFDKQSIENLIKLNPDVIVVINRTDSPAQEKIDSLKANPSLASVPAVANDRFVSLDYVDFYGGNYETIDTIEHLAQGFYPDLFQ, from the coding sequence ATGAAAAAACTGGTATCCCTGATCCTTTCCCTGGCCCTGGTATTCAGCCTGACCGCCTGCGGCGGACAGACCGCCCAGAGTCCCGCCCCCACGCAGTCCCCTGCGCAGTCCGACGCTGTGGAGGGCCCCGTCACAATCGAAAACGGCGGCCGCACCCTCACTTTTGGAGAGGTCCCCCAGCGGGTGGTCTGCCTCAACATGCAGATGACCGAGATGATGCTGATGCTGGGCCTGGGCGACAAGGTAATCTACACCTGCTACACCAACGCAGAGCCCTTGGTCCAGATCAAAGACGCCTTCAACGCCATTCCCCTGCTGAGCGAAAAGTACCCCTCTACGGAGGTCCTGCTGGGCGCTGAACCCGACTTGGTTCTGGGACAGCGCTTCGGCTTCACAGAAGACAAGGCCGGCACCGTGGAGACGCTGGCCGATCACGGCCTGCCCGCCTATGTCTCCGAGGGTACCCTGGCCTCTGAGGAAAAGATCGAGAACATCTATCTGGATATTGAAAACCTGGGCAAGATCTTCCGGGTGGAGGGCCGCGCCGAGGCCCTCATCGGCGAGATGCAGGACAAGGTGGCCGCGGTGGCGGAAAAGACCGCCGGTGTGGAGGACAAGATCACCGTCTTTGTCATGGACTCGGTGAAGGAAAATGAGATGTACACCTGTGCCAAGTCTATGGAGACCGAGGTCATCAAGCTGGCCGGCGGCGTCAATGTCTGTGAGAACGACAGTGCCGAGCAGTGGTTCTATGTCTCCGCCGAGACCCTCATTGATAAGAATCCCGACGTCATCCTCTTTAACCAGTATGGCTCCACCCCTGTGGAGGAGAAGATCGCGGCCATCACCTCCAATCCGGCCCTGGCCAACGTGGACGCCGTGAAAAATCGCCGCTTCATGACCACCGTGCTCCAAGACGTCAACGAATCCGTCCGTGTGGCCGATACCGTGACCCGGTTCGCCCACTCCTTTTACCCCGAACTCTTTGAGCAGTATCCTGTCACCATCACCTCTTACAATCAAGAGGGGGCCCTTTACGACCAGACCTTTGACGCCTGTCCCAGCCGCGTGGTCTGCAACCAGCCCCAGGCCATTCAGCTCCTGCTGGCCCTGGGTCTCGGCGACAAGATCGCAGGCGCCTGCCGGAGCGTGGGGGACGTCAATGAGAAGTATACCGCCTCCTTTGAGGCCCTCAACTTCATCAGTGACAACGACAGTCCTTCCAAGGAGGTCGTGCTGGACCAGGACCCCGACCTCATCATCGGCTGGGGCAGTACGTTCGGTGAGAGCACCCTGGGCCCCGTCTCCGACTGGAACGGCCGCGGCATTCACACCTATATCGTGGACAACAGCGCTTCCGGCGGCGACAATCCCCAGCCTCGCACCGTGGAGCGGCTCTATAACGACATTGAAAACTTCGGCAAGATTTTCGGCATCGAGGATCGGGCGCAGGCCATGATCGACGATATGAAGGCCCGCGCCGCCAAAATTGCCGAGCGGGTGGACACCCTCCCCGAGGAGGAGAAGGTGACGGTGCTCACGGTGCAGATGGTCTATGAGAATGAGTTCTTCGGCCGCACCTCCACCGACTTCACCCACGACCTTATCGAAAAGGCCGGCGGCATCTGCCTGGACGAGGCTTTCGACAAGCAGAGCATCGAAAACCTCATCAAGCTCAATCCCGACGTCATTGTGGTTATCAACCGCACCGATTCCCCTGCTCAGGAGAAGATCGACTCCTTGAAGGCCAATCCCTCCCTGGCTTCTGTCCCCGCGGTGGCCAACGACCGCTTTGTCAGCCTGGACTATGTGGACTTCTACGGCGGGAATTACGAGACCATCGACACCATCGAGCATCTGGCCCAGGGATTCTATCCCGACCTGTTCCAGTGA
- a CDS encoding FecCD family ABC transporter permease — MSRRDDAFPTLRRRFPLGPVTAALLVLLVLSVVVSITFGPVHIESGEVTRILSCKFASLFSYSVPGAEEVLSSSRADIIWNIRFPRVLMAVIVGAGLSVSGVAMQAVVRNPLANPYVLGISSGASLGATMAILLGAFTVFGNYGVSVGAFLGALLTSLFVFTIAFSGKSRGNTIKLLLAGMAINAICSAFTNFIIYTAKDAEGIRSVTFWTMGGLTSASWNLLGIPGVVVLVGVAFFLTQFRVLNTLLIGDESALTLGINVTAIRRVYLVVSSALTGVVVAVSGTIGFVGLIIPHVVRMVVGSDHRRVTVISAIVGSIFLVWCDVVARMILGNTELPIGIVTSMIGGPFFVWLMLTKSYGFGDE, encoded by the coding sequence GTGAGCCGGCGTGATGACGCCTTCCCCACGCTCCGCCGCCGCTTCCCGCTGGGGCCGGTCACCGCGGCGCTGCTGGTCCTGCTCGTCCTCTCTGTGGTGGTCTCCATCACCTTCGGCCCCGTACATATTGAGTCCGGAGAGGTGACCCGTATTCTTTCCTGCAAGTTCGCCTCTCTGTTCTCCTACAGCGTACCCGGCGCGGAGGAGGTCCTCTCCTCCTCCCGGGCGGACATCATCTGGAACATCCGCTTCCCCCGTGTCCTGATGGCGGTGATCGTGGGCGCGGGTCTGTCCGTCTCCGGCGTGGCAATGCAGGCGGTGGTCCGCAATCCCCTGGCCAATCCCTACGTGCTGGGCATTTCCTCCGGCGCCTCCCTGGGTGCCACCATGGCCATTCTCCTGGGCGCCTTTACTGTGTTCGGCAACTATGGCGTATCGGTGGGCGCCTTCCTTGGGGCGCTGCTCACCTCCCTGTTCGTCTTTACCATCGCCTTTTCCGGGAAATCCAGGGGCAACACCATCAAGCTTCTCCTGGCCGGCATGGCCATCAACGCCATCTGCTCCGCCTTTACCAACTTTATCATCTACACGGCCAAGGATGCCGAGGGGATCCGTTCCGTCACCTTCTGGACCATGGGAGGGCTCACCTCCGCCTCCTGGAACCTGCTGGGTATTCCCGGCGTGGTGGTACTGGTGGGCGTTGCCTTCTTCCTCACGCAGTTCCGGGTCCTCAACACCCTGCTCATCGGCGACGAGTCCGCTCTCACCCTGGGCATTAACGTGACCGCCATCCGGCGGGTCTATCTGGTGGTCTCCTCCGCCCTCACCGGCGTGGTAGTGGCCGTGTCCGGTACCATCGGCTTCGTGGGGCTCATCATCCCCCATGTGGTCCGCATGGTGGTTGGCTCCGACCACCGCAGGGTGACGGTGATCTCCGCCATTGTGGGCTCCATTTTCCTGGTGTGGTGCGACGTGGTGGCCCGGATGATCCTGGGCAATACCGAGCTGCCCATCGGCATCGTCACCTCCATGATCGGCGGGCCTTTCTTTGTGTGGCTGATGCTGACGAAATCCTACGGATTTGGAGATGAATAG